The DNA sequence ACGAAAGTGTCAATTCCTCCTCCACAACAATTTCATCAGACAGGGAGAAACTCTGCATGGAAAGATCAGGAGCCAAGAGTACTCATGAGCCTGAGAGCAAGAAATTTGAGTGCCAATTTTGTTTCAAGGAATTCGCAAACTCGCAGGCCTTAGGGGGGCACCAGAATGCTCATAAGAAGGAAAGAATGAAGAAAAAAAGGCTGCAGCTACAAGCAAGGAAGGCTAGCATGAGCTATTATCTTCAGCCTTACCAGAATCATCCTTTTGGCTACCAGGCCTCTGTGCCATTGTTCTACGATCCGTCGTATAATGCTCCTGATTTTACGATTTGTGATCAGGAGCCACAGATTAGCTTTAGTCCTTATGATCAGGATTCAGGTTCACAATGGTATTCTTTGCCTGCTCATTTGCCTTATCAGAATGATTCGCGTAAATTTACTCTGACTCATGCTGATCAATCTGGAGGAAACCGAGCTGTTGCTGTCAAACCAGCTTCTCGCTTCTCTGGCTCGCAGCAAAATTATCAATCCCTGGATCTTCACCTAGGATTAAGCTgatcaaatatttgattttcattgCTTTGATCTCCAATTTGGAGCTCAGAACAGTCTTGCAGAAGACTCGAGATGATTGCATCAATCTGTTGTCAGTTTAATTACGAAAAATGTATTTGGGGTACAACTTACAAGCACACGATTTCTTCATGCATGATGCATCGGATAAAGAACAGTGTAATTTTATTCAGTCGGATCGAATGATGTATCAGATTTTAGTTACCTTGAACAATGATATGAGTTTAGTATGATTCAATTTCGGGAAGAGAACTTTTGCATGATTGATGTTAAAAAATATCTGGTCATAAATTCAACTTCACTATGTGACTGTTTGTTTGTCACGATCAGCTGTTTTTACCTTCTACTTCTCTCTCACaatttctacttttttcccGAACActttattgatttatttaatttttaattctacttcacttttttattttaaataagaaatcACTTTTTTAAAGTTTGCTCAAACGGTCCCGGTATCTCGAGAACCAAAAGAAAAAAAGCTTTGGAATATTTCGTAACAAAGTATAATCATCCTGCAACAAAACATGTCAAAATTGATCGAAACAGGTGTATTTAAACTCGAACATAagacatatttatatttaaattcggatataatattttaggtgATCAACGAATAATGATATATCTGTAAgttaaaaatagtttcaagTAAGACATTGTTGGATGTTTGGCAAGTATCTAGAAGTATATAAACAAGAGTGTACAGTTTTACGTAATAAACAACTTCACTGGTCCGAATATTAAAGGCTTATTTCTTCATATACTGGTCCGGTTGTTAGGAATTCATCACCATCTCATTTCTTGTCTGCAAACGGTCTCCTCCTCGCGGGAAAATACAACAAAATTCTTTGAACTAACGCGTGCCTATGTGTGGATACGATTATACGAAAGATCGGGATCCTGACATATTTATactaattttatatgtttagcggaaaaaatattcaataatttaaTCCTAAATTTATGATATATAGGCCGGGTTCATGATATTAATCAATGAAAAATTGTCTCATACTAGAATTTCTCACATtcagtatattttttttcattgaaCGTGTATCAATATTATTTGCATGTGCTGGAATATATATGTAATGCATGCATgtactttaaataaaaaaaaaatatacaatcttTTAATTTACCTTCTATTTTGACTTTTGCACGTAACCAAAATGTGTTAATTGtacattatttaataaaaaaaatttgttggaGAATTAAATTTAGATATCAACTTTTAATTTACAACAATAAAAATGTAGAAAGTTTTTTCAAAAACGTAATTCGAATGAAAATCAACAATATTTGTATTAGCAAGTAGCACCCAAgtggtttaaaaattaaaacatggcTCGTGTTTACTTAAAATAAGACGTCTTCCAAATCCAAGCATGTACAAAGATATCTATTAAACGCGAttaacttgattaattaatcatccttaaaaaatgaaaagaattgaTACGGGCTACACTGTACCGACTACGGAATCTACTTTACCGTTGTGATGATTATTTATTGTCTTCTTGTtgtattttatatgaaaatcatTGAGAAATGCTTGTTGCTTTTTCATAATAAAGTTAAGTATAGCTTAatcatttttattgtttaacCACCAACTAGGTTTGAAAATTTTGGGTGGTTAGATTAATCATACATTCATACCACATGTGATTAAGAAAATTAAACTTCACTTTTTAGTTGTACCATTGTTATTAGCCTTGATTCGGTTCGTCTCCTAAATTTAACCACGCAATTCGATGATATGATTTGTAGTATTTTTTTGGTTTACTAATCGAGAGccaataatttatgaaaaactTTATAAGTGTTAGAATTTTTTATACGGTTTTTCTGGTGTGTCCCcgtgagcacatgctaagcacgaaattttataagtttaagagattttgattgattttttatcttaaaaatgGTGGGTCTCCTGCAAatgcaacaaccacaccaataaaaatttcccaaacatataaaattccgTATTTAACACGTGCTCATGAGCATACTAGCAGGTCCGGCCCAGAGGGAGGGCAACTAGGGCGACCGCCCAGGGCCCAAAAAATTTAGGGGcccaaaaattttataatttatgtattgttATTAGTATATATCATTCCTGTAAGCCTATTCTATCCTAAGTGACTACGTCCTATTCTATCCTAAGTGACTACGTCCAACCCAAAACTAATGGTACTATCAATCATGGACTAACAGATAAATGTCATCAAACATTTGTTTAATCTTCTTTTTTTACATCTTGTACACTTTATCGTTAAACTTGAttattttatagttattttcttacgGAAGTTGACTAAAATTTGAGTTTACATTGCTACAAggtcatattttatcaaatttagtgaagtaaaaaaaatagGGCCCATTTTCTTCTTTCGCCCCTGGCCCTCAAAAGGTATGGAACGGCCCTGCATACTagacaaacttttttttatatacttgAATGCGATTatgattgttaattttttttttttttagtcatATACTGTAAAGGAATTGTGTGACTATGATGTCAgtgttttattttctttatgtgcttattttattttatgtcttttaattgattttccATGTGAGCATACAATCGTCCATTGTAAAGTCTTCAGTCAATCagtttttaaaagttaaattattttttttgaaacaaaaagttaaattattttagttagTTGAACGAGAATTCGTGGAAATCGGTAATTAACCCAATAATATTCGGAATacttatttagataattatttcatTTTCGATTTACCGAGAAAGAAAAAGATAACTCTCAGGTTCACATGGATGGAATGGAACGGAGGgaaaatggaatgaattttataCTCTAAAATTGTGTTGTTTAGAGAAAATGTCTATATTTTTCATTCTTTCGTTCATTCCATTGCTACCATTTTCGCTAGAATTCTAACTCACATGTTTTGAATTTCTACATCAAGTTTCCTTACAATCTTGATCACGAAATTTAAACTCTTTCGTATTTAGTTACTATTATCTTATACTTTTTTCTTTAtccataaaatttttatatgatttctcattccattctcccctcatttcattccatccaagtCCACAGAAGCAGTGTAAACCAGAAAGTACTAATGGGCTTCCCTTTCGATAAGCCTCGTATAGTTGTGGACTTTAGTTCACTGCTGTAAAAGTTTGAGCTGGGCTTCTCATAGATGATGGGCTAGACAGGGGTTGACAAAACACACATTCATATATAGTTAAGGCAATTAAGCCTGCATgctattttttagattttatttagaaatattCGTCTTTTCTAAAATCTTGTAAATATatcattatttataatataaattatcaaaatactatcttctttttattattttattagtatatgcGGTGAAGTACAGatgataaaatcaaaaacacaaaactcacgcctaatttttttttgacaatccaagcttatatgtgtatatgtcttacaaattagtatctgttctaataaaataaaagataaacctaccactgggctatccaatcgtgctcggTCTAATTCTTTTGAAAAACACGAAAAACTAAAatcttacaaatattttttcaaaagtttAATACTTTTTgccaaatgaaaaaaatattttgcacTTGAATATTCATGAAAAACTTCAAACATTTACTGCACTGTTAGATTGCCATCTTTCAGCGTCATAGGATAAACAATACATACGTATATATACAAATCACCAGTTTATACTGGCAGTTACAATGATTTCTCTCCTTCAGACTCAACATCAACATTCAACATGGCATCTACTTCAACTCTCCCTCGTCACTTCAATCCAAAGGTACCATCTTTTCATTAACATCTTATACATATGATTAGtgtaatgaaaattaaaaatcctAACTTTATTGTAATTCTTGCAATTTCTCTAGGTATTTTCAGTGCATCATGAGTGGAAAAAAGATAGAATTTTGTTGAGTAGTTCAGGGAATTATGGTGGGCTGAAGTTGAAATTTGAGAAAGTTTTGTGTGTAAGTAGAAAAAGGCAAATTAAGGGTTTGGCTGTTAAGGCTATGTATACTTCTGCTTTGCCTCCTCCTCCAGACGGGCAATCAGGGAAGAGGGATTGGAAGGTGTTTCGAAAGTGTCGTAAAGGGGAGGGCTTTTCGATTAAGGGTGTTGCTAAGGGGATTGCTGCGGTTTTTGTTCCTATTGGGACGTTTATGGTAATGATTGTGTAGTTCTGTGTCATGAGTACTTGTTAAATGTTTGTTGATAAATTGAGCTTGGTGTTGTTTGATGGTAGTTGAGGTAATTGTTGCGGAAGTTGAGATGGAAGAAGAAGTTAGAGTAGGAGTAAGGAGGCGGTTTTTGTAAAGATTCTAACTTTTGAGAAAATTCCTGATGACGTCCCAATTGTATATTTGTGTTACGTTAATTTATTTAAGATTGTTTGTTTGGAGGATTAGGTTTATGCTAGAACTAGAATCCTCGAAATAAGTTTTTCCTTTCCTTTTGGGCATTTAATGCTTATGACTGTGTACTTATGTATAACTAGCTTTGTTATATGTTTGTTGATAAATTAAGTTTAGTGTTGTTTGGTTGTACTTGAGCTAATTGTTGTGAGAATTGGGGTGTACGAAGAAGTTAAGAGTAGGAGTAAGGAGGCGGGTTTTGTAAAGATCGCGACTTTTGAGAAGATCTTGGTGAAATGGAAATAGTATAGTTGTATTACATTGATTTCTTTGGCTATGTTTTAAAGGATCAAGGTTTAATATAGAAGTAAATCCTCGAAATTAtttgttcttttattttttgtgggATTCATGGATTAGAAGAAATCAAAAAAGGACTTGTCGGAACCAATTTTTGATGGGATTAAATATAAGTTATAGATTTTAATAAGCAAAACGTAGATTAGAGTGATGCATTTTCTGAAGGACTAATAATCCAAGTATTATCAGTGATGGAACTATTTCTGTAATTTAAGGATTAGAATTCCTGGACTATAATCCCCTCACACAAACATAGCCTTAATTCTTGTTAGTGGTTTATGGTAATTGACAAGAGTGTAACTGAATGGTTTCAATTGTATACACGTTGATCTATTCTACATTCATAATCTACTTGTGATATTTGAGATCCTGTCATGGCAATGCGTGACTGATATTTTTATTCAGCTGACGCTTCTGTGGAAATTGGCGGCAATCGTACTGCCTAAACCGACAAAAACCGCATTAGATGAGAACAAGTCAAGTAGTGAAAGAAATTTTTGGTCTTTTGGTAAAAATCTCTTGTATGGATTTGCGGCAAAGATGGAAAGGGACTCTAAGCAAAATCTATACAACTATGCCAAAGACCTGAGATCATTCAGGATCGTGAATTTGTCAGGTAATGGATGCcctaaattattatttgatcTGGGAAGCCGTTTTGATAGTGCGTCATCATTATTTAAAGCTATTTTGCATCTAATTTTGAGTAAGAAGTTTAGTCTTATGATATAAATAGTATTGACCAGCCTACATTTTTTTGGCAGGTGGTGACTTGGGCGATGCAGGTCTATCTATTCTTGCGGAGAGCTTAGTTGACAATCAGGTTAATATTCGATATTCGTCTATATCACATTATCTTGTTTGGTTgatcttttatatttatttaatatttttctcaattgGATTTCATACAGAATATAACGTTGAAAGTTGAAACCACTTTTTATTTCCTTTTATCATATCTTTGACACTCGGAAGCAAGAGTGGAGTTTAATTTGTATTATTTAGATTCTTGTAGATATGTCAACTCTTGGACGCAGTAATGTTTATTTAAACTACTATGCTAAGCATGTAATTGTATATTGTATACTGTCTATTCAGAGTTTAGAAGAACTTAATCTTTCTTCTAATGGAATAACTGTCACTGGACTAAAAGCATTAGATGGTGTGCTGCAATCAAACGTTGTACTCAAGACTCTTAATCTTTCTGGAAATCCTATCGGGGAGGAAGGTGCAAAGGTATATTACATTTGTTTTACTGGGTCGCACAGAGTATTTTCAGATTGcttatataaaagataaagtTATTGGTATTAACACTCGAAGCTCCTGGTTATTGGTGTACTTGGTTCATCTGAAAGCTTGAGATGACAAATATATTCTTTTCAGATTGGGGGTGCCGTTCTTATTTGGATTTAGTTTCATGCTTGTGCTTGCTGGTATTGACttgatatttttcttaaaaaaagttCGGCCTGCTCCCCATGTTTGTTCGTCTTTTGTTAAGGAGGAAAATCTATTAAGAGATTGctaaaaatgtaaaaattagTTAACTGcttcttattttatatgtttttcaaTATTTGTTTGCCAACATAAAGTCATCCTTGTGGATGTACTGTTCTTCTCCCAACACATACTGGTTTCTCTAATCTCTAGCAAATTTTAGCTACAAAAAGTTCCCATTATATGTTTCTATCCCTAGTAGGATTGTGTAGCTTACTACTACGATGTGTTTAACTTTTAAATATAGCAACTTTGTTTCAAGGTGCATACAAATTATGATCTCTAGTTTACATTCCATAATTTCATCTTATGTATAATAGTACTATTGGCTTTTATTTGTGAAACAGTTTGATATCATTAGAGTATAATGTATTAAGATTGTTCATTCTTATTTTCATTTCAATCACTTCAAGGTTgaatattcaattaattttaaaggcTCCATGTTGGGATATCTTTGTCATTTGATATGTTGTATGCAGTGTCTATGTGAATTACTGGCAAACAATACTGGCATCAAGAAGCTGCAGCTAAACGATGCTCGGATAGGAAATGAGGTAAGATTATTTACCTTTGGGTTATGAGAACTATCCTGCAGATATCTGATGTCAACTTTCTGATTCCGGGTGTTTGAATAGTGTTACATTACTATTCTTTACAGGGAGCAAAGGCTATCTCTGAGATGTTGATTAGAAATTCAAGCTTGCAGATTCTTGAACTTGATAACAATCTTATCGATGATGTTGTATGTATTCAAGTTTACCAATTTGATAAAGCTCTTTTAGGTTTTGTTAGAATTTACTGCATGAGTAAAATCATTTCTAATTCTGTTTCCTTTTTGGTAATGGAGGTAGGGATTCTCAGAGCTTGCAAGATCACTTATTGGCAATGAAACTTTGCACACAATGTATCTTAAGTGAGTTAGAATAATAAGCAGCTTTTGTTCTACAATTTTACCAACATGAATTTGAGTTGGGATGTGCAAAATCGTATTCCAATAGTTGACCTATAAATTATGTCCTTGCTAACTTTTGGTTGCTATTTTTGATGTCCAAGTCGGAACTATAGTGGTGCTTTGGGGGCTTCTGCTCTGGGCGAAGGCCTTGGGAGGAACCGATCCTTGCGGGTATGTGTTCATGTACTAATACTTAATGTCAAGGTTGCCCTGATTGAAGCATAGAAAGTTAGTATCATGTCTGCCACTACATTACATCACCTAGACTTCTTTAAATTATTTGACCAAATTTTAATTTCCATTAATTTGTCATTTATTCTTACATGATTTATACAGCTGTGGTtgcttttaatgttttttttatactTCCCTTTGTTAATATTGTTTCCAATGGACGTCAATAGAGTGAATAACATTTCTATTCTACATTATCCCACATATCTGCTTTTATATCACTACTCACTAGATATAATTCTAAGGTAAATTAATACTACGACtagaaaaatatacatatacaaatttTGTTCCAAAAAATTACAGTGGCTGTTATTATTTTCAGGAACTTCATTTGAACGGAAACTCTATTGGAGATACAGGTGTTCGTGCTTTAATGTCTGGCTTACTATCACATAAAGGTTTAAGTTTATAGTTGAAATGACATTAAATCAGGCACAACATATCTGTATCGCGTAATTAGCAGTTTAGCACTCTATGATCTGACTAGCTTCTCTGTACAGGGGAAATTATAGCCTTGGATCTTGGTAACAACGGATTAAGCTCAAGGGGTGCTACATATGTAGCTGAATATATTAGAAAAAGCAAAACATTGTTGTGGATGAGTCTTTTCATGAATGATCTTCGAGATGAGGTAATAGGCTAATAGCACTATAATCTCTCATTATACATAAAGTCCATTAAAGTTGTTGGATAATAGATAGTGTCAAATAAATGCTCTGCTTTCATTTCTTCTTCGAGTATAACCATCTATTTAAGAGAATTATCATGTTTTGTTCTATCTTATCACATAACAACTTCTACAGGTTTCTGTCCAACAAAAATGTCGAACCAAGTTGCGACAACTGTTATCAGTTATATGAATTTCTTATATGGGCTTTTAGCGCCTTTCATAAATCTCGTGAATGACGTTTTCATTCTTAATGTTCATGCTCATGCGATAGACATATTTGATCTAACTGAAGCACCTCAGAcattaaccttttttttttgtcaggggaTGGCAAAAATAGCGGCTGCTTTAAAGCATTGCACAATAAGAAGTATAGATCTGGTAGGACAGAGTACCTTTTGAATTGATTTTTATTAGAGTGAAAACAATTTAGAAAGGCCTAATTATCTCTGTCATCATGGTCTTGCAGGGGGAAAATGGCATAGGCGAGAAGGGTATAAATAGCATAACTGAAGCTGTGCACCACAATTCTTTGATCGCATCTGTAAATTTCTGAAACTCTCATTCCATATCTCATATTCCCCTGCGATGTACAGCGGTAGTAGAAGCAGAGAGAAGGGATCCATCAATAAGGCTATATCATATGTGCACAACATGGGTAGTAATTAGGATTTTCTAACATTACTGTAGTTTCGTAAATATATGCATGTAGAAAACCCTACTTACTAGTTCTggattgctttttttttttttaattacaagtGTAATTTCATAGCAATTCACTTCTGTTGGCATCTGCCTTCGGGTTGTATATGAAAATTACACTTGCAAGTTGTAAATTGTTCAAATGATTCTTGGTGACTTCTCTGAAGCTCATCCTGGATTATTTTACTTGGAAAAGTTCACTTTAAAGAATTCAGCTCCCTTGAATGGTTTGTTATGCTACATAGATTGATCGCTAATTTTTAACTTACAGTAGAACTGAAATCCTTATCATCTACGACGCCATTATGTACTCCTGAACTGCAAGCTTCATTTTGATTACGTGATATGGCCAGATTACACAGCCACTTATTATACAAGTATCGACTACATTGTACAAGTACATCACACACGACACTAGTAAGAAAATCAGATGATCACAAACACACAAGCCTGAGAAAGACACCGAAAACAAAACACAACCTGAAACAAAGATAGAACAGGCCTTTAGATCATGAAAGCCGAAGCCATCGACGCCAGAATCACAGCTGCCACCGATGGGAAAGAGGCGATAACGCTCCCAGAAACGTCTGGGGTCGGGGCAGGACCCATGTCCATCCAGGGCATCGGAGAACCACCAGGACTCATGTACATCCACCCCATCATCTCATCCTTTGTCACTGCCACTGCAGTAACGACTAGAATCGCCAAGCAAGCAACAAAAATTGCCGATGAATGCCTGCAAGCCATTTCAAACTGTTTTGAATGTAGGAATCAGTGATTGATTCTCTGCAGTTTGATTGCAATGAATGTTAATGCCTGCTTAGAAACGTTTGTTAATTGCTGTATGTTTAGAGAGTTTTATCTTGTTTGGTGTCGTTAATTTCTATACGTGCGTGTTAGCCAAGATTGAGTAAGATTAAAATTTGTTGTGTCCATGTTGTATTATACGGACAGCTGAAATTACCAAAGCAAGGAAATATGATTCTGTTGTAATAACATATTAAATAATTGCTCGTAACTTCGACGTGACGAACCAAAAACGGATTTTCTGATGTGTCCGTGAACATAAACtaacattattttaattagtcggtcaaattttatgattaatattagtGTGTGTGTTTATGGGCGTGTATCAAAAGacccaataaaaatatatttagtcgATTAATCActtctaataatttttaatgGATAACCGAACAACACAATATGATCAAATCAATATAAGAATAACATCCTCTGattaagaaatattttaattgacaTCGATTATATTTGAATGTCTCTTAAAAAATCGAATATGAAATTCCGTCCATGAAtccaatttttttgtgaataaaaaaacacttcaatccaaggaaaCATAATTTTTTCGTTGAAAATTTTTCCACAATTTATCATAAGTTCGGGTctgattataaattatatgggcCTAGTCAGGTGGAGTCATAACATAAAGCCTTGCCGTCACAAAATTGATCGAATATCAGAAAATCACTGAGGCCCAAAATACGAGGCCCAGTTAATATACTCAGCGGCACACGGTGTGTTCTATCTCCTTCTCCAACAGAGGAGAAAGATTTGCCTTCATTTTCTCTCAATTGTACAATCTCTTTTCTTGGAATTGGCGCCTACACACACATATGGCCTCTACTAACACTCTCTCCCTGCACTTCACCCCAAAGgtatcatctctctctctctccccctctccctctccctctccctctccctctctctctctctctctctctctctcgctctcgctCTCGCTCTCAGCAAGTATATGACTTAAAATTGATGTTTATATGCTTTGAATTGTGTAGATTGTGCCCCTGGAAACTCGGCCGAGAAATGCACTGAGCCGGAACTTTCCGTGTAGTTCAGCGAGTTATTGCGGCCACAAATTGTTGATTTCTAGAAGTTTATGTATTAATAGAAGAAGAAGAGCTAATTTAATGTTCGAGAAGTTTGCTATCAGAGCTTCGGCTTCTTCTCGTAATAGGTCGAGTAGGAGAGTGCACACGGAATCTCAATCGCAAGCTACTTCGCCTATGGGTGCGGCTAAGGAGATTGCATCCTTTATTGTTCCAGCTGGCACATTTGTCATAATTACGTTTGGTATGGTTTGGATTGTTGTTTAGTGATTACGTAAAGTTTGTGATGTATCATGTTTTAGAAATGTTGATATGTGTATAGAGATGAGCTGCAGTTAGTGTTATTTAGTTATGTATGATCATGAATTGACTTTTGTTTTATCGTGATTGTGTATGCCTATGAGCTGCATTTAGTGTTATTTAGTTATGTATGATCATGAATTGATGTTTGTTTCATCGTGATTGTGTATGCCTCGCACTGTCTTCGGTGATTGCCTTTGGTTTGTGGTATATGCTGACATGTGTATAGATATAAGcttcatatatatgtatcatTGTATTTACTTCTGTGGTTTATAAAACGATCTTTATTTTGTCGTAAATTCACAAATGACAGGCCTCGTTGCTCTGAATTAGAGGTGTAAGTTTATTTATTGGAACTATTGCACTCATATTGTTTGCCGTAATTATAGTTTCTGATATCTAGTTTGTGAaatgctgatatatatatataaagaagctGCATTAAGTATTATGTATTTATGGAAGGCAACTGGTCCCTACCCATTGATTGTTTGAACAATTTACCAGCAGTTTTTCTCCACTGGAAGGCAAAAACCCTAGATGCTTGCATTCACACCTTCCAGAGGAAAAAACCGTTGGTAGATGCTTGCATCAATCGCTTGTCAGGGACCAGGACCCTTTATGTAATtgactttcaaatttttttgtctTCTTTTCTAGCTAGTTGCGCACTGTACAGAAATATTTATGGCTAATTAGTGCTTGTGTATGTAAAAGCTAGTATTCCACGTAAGAGGCATGACTGTGTACTTGACGGATCAACTccatagtatatatatatatatagataagaTGTGTTGCTTTGTCTATTCGGATGAAATAACATTGGTACTGTATAATGTATTTAAGCTAGTTGCATATTTCATGGAATTGTTTGATTTATTTCCTTACTGCTTGGTGTTCTGGAAACAATTCATATTTGGATAATTCTTCAAGCCTGGTATGATATGATAGAGGTGTGAATGTGTAATTCATGGATCGACTCAACTTATATCATAGATGGAATTTTATTCTGAAATGAGTGTTGAACAATAGCTGGATGTCGATATATGCTAATGCTATGTGCGAATAAAATCATAGTGTTAGCAGTGACCTTGAGATTGTATTGTCTCGATTGATGACTAATTAATGTCTTCAGCTGACAGTTTTGTGGAAATTGGTGGAGATGGTTCTTATGCCTAAACCAACAAAGAAAGTTACAGAGGAAAATAAGTCTAGTAGTAGTCAAGGAACAAAATGGTCTTTTGCTGCTGGGACAAATTTGATGTCGGGTTTTGGTGCAAAGATTGAAAGGGAGTCCAAACAAACTCTTAATGAGTTTGCCAAAGAACTAAGAGCCTTTGCGGTCGTTGACATGTCAGGTAATGAAGCATTTAATTACTGTATTTTGTTACAAACTTGaattattatatgtaaattatttCTCATTATAGACACACGCACACAACCAAACGTGCTTATCACAACATCTATTTTGTGATCCAGATATATGTCCTGGGTTGTGGATGACCAATTAGTAtaggtttctttttcttttttttcctttagtAATACATGCTTTTGGATATGTACAGTAAAGATCTACCTAGGTGAATATTCGTACTGTCTTGCTTGCAAGTTGCAAGttggtatatataaatatggttACCACATAAACTGAATTGATCCACTAGACAAAGTATTTGACAGGTCGCAATTTTGGAGACGAAGGTTTATTTTTTCTAGCTGAGAGCTTAGCTTACAATCAGGttagattttgatattttgccTATACATTTGTCTGAAATCTGTATGCCGTTGCTAAACTCTGTTCCTTTTCAATACTTTCTATTGGGTTTCTTATCCGTAGTGTGTTTCAAGTCATAAATAGGGATtcttattaatatatcattttctttaaaaatattgaacATATTTCTGGTGATTCTTTCCGTTGTCCGCTAATGGGCTGAGCACATATTTTTGTATTTCCTAATTAGACTTTAGAAGAAGTTAATCTTTCTGCCAATGGAATAACCAGCAATGGACTGAAAGCATTTGATGGTGTGTTGCAATCGAATTTTACACTCAA is a window from the Daucus carota subsp. sativus chromosome 8, DH1 v3.0, whole genome shotgun sequence genome containing:
- the LOC108198754 gene encoding zinc finger protein 5, whose protein sequence is MKQDLSTMSTTWDGPNLDDLSGKSCMKKKLRLFGIEVDPCRNVQITGDDRDESVNSSSTTISSDREKLCMERSGAKSTHEPESKKFECQFCFKEFANSQALGGHQNAHKKERMKKKRLQLQARKASMSYYLQPYQNHPFGYQASVPLFYDPSYNAPDFTICDQEPQISFSPYDQDSGSQWYSLPAHLPYQNDSRKFTLTHADQSGGNRAVAVKPASRFSGSQQNYQSLDLHLGLS
- the LOC108197397 gene encoding uncharacterized protein LOC108197397, which encodes MASTSTLPRHFNPKVFSVHHEWKKDRILLSSSGNYGGLKLKFEKVLCVSRKRQIKGLAVKAMYTSALPPPPDGQSGKRDWKVFRKCRKGEGFSIKGVAKGIAAVFVPIGTFMLTLLWKLAAIVLPKPTKTALDENKSSSERNFWSFGKNLLYGFAAKMERDSKQNLYNYAKDLRSFRIVNLSGGDLGDAGLSILAESLVDNQSLEELNLSSNGITVTGLKALDGVLQSNVVLKTLNLSGNPIGEEGAKCLCELLANNTGIKKLQLNDARIGNEGAKAISEMLIRNSSLQILELDNNLIDDVGFSELARSLIGNETLHTMYLNRNYSGALGASALGEGLGRNRSLRELHLNGNSIGDTGVRALMSGLLSHKGEIIALDLGNNGLSSRGATYVAEYIRKSKTLLWMSLFMNDLRDEGMAKIAAALKHCTIRSIDLGENGIGEKGINSITEAVHHNSLIASVNF